The following is a genomic window from Prevotella nigrescens.
TGTTGCTTAATCTAAGGAAACACTTCAAGTAATGAGCCGAATTCTGACGAATGTACAATCGGCATGTGGCTATTACGACGATGCTAAAAAGTTGCATGCAAACTACATAGCCTTGCATCGAAAGATGAAAAGACGCACCATCGCCTACAAATAACAGAAATAAAGAGGTGCTTGCCTTGCTTTATATAAATATAACAATGAAAAGATTAGTTATCCTTTTAGTATTGACAGTCCTGTATAACATCTCTTCTGCTTCGACTAAAGGCAAGATAATAGAGCAAAAGAGATTGTACTTTGGGAAAAATGCAGACTACTATGTAATTGCAAAAGAAAACGGGAAAGGTGGCGGAGATGTTCCGCAGTGTGGTCCGATTGATATTATACTGAAGAAAGGAAAGAGGGAAATATCGCGTTTCCAGTCTTTTCCTATATGGTACAATTGTCCCTTAGACGGTTTTCTCGGTATCACTGTCAAAGGTCGTTACTTCACAATAGAAGACTCTTATTGCGACATAGCCGACCGAGTATATACCTTTACTACATTCAGATACGATGCTACGAAGAAAGAGTTTGTGCTGCATCGGTACGGAGAAAGCTATATAGACAGCCGTGAACCTGAACGAGATATACCCGAAAAGTCGTACTTGGTAACAGAGTATATACCTTTCCAAAAGGTAACAGCCGAACTGTTGCTGGGTCTAAAAAAGAATTTCAAGTAATCGAAATAACATATAAGAGTTCTCTCAAATGGATATACTATATATAAATAAGGAGAAAATACTCTGTAACTTCGAGGAATTGAGCAACGTATGGGACGCTTCGGCAAATATATCTCTGTGCCTTGACATTCAAATACCAGACTTTGAACTTATCGTTACTGAATTATTGAAGAAGCCATCAAACGACTTAGCCTATAGCATTCTGTCGGAAATGGCAGAAAAGAACGGTTTAGACGAAAGATTGATGCGCTTGATTTATGAGCAAGGGGACAAGGCTTGCAAGGTAGCAATCAGTCTTCGGAACGACTTGCCAATGGATTTGAAAGTCAAATGTGCAGACTCCAATGATGCAGACGTCAGAGAACATTACTTCAATATGCCATGATTTGTATTAAACGAAAGAAACTATGAAAGTATCTAAACAGGAAATTGAAGCTGTAACAGCACTCTCCCCAGAGGAGCGTTATGGCTATTTCATAAAACGAATATGCGATTGGGAGCAGGTGTGGGGGCTGTTTGAAGACGACTGCATTGTACTGAACGAGGCTAAGAATGGTAAGCTGTATGTGCTTTTGTTCCCATTTGAAGACTTTGCTTCGCACTATGCGACAAACACAAAAGGTATGCAAACAACCTCATATAGGAGTTTTGATATACACAAATTCGTTGAAACAATCATGAAAAAGTTGCAGGCAAACAACGTTAGCAATGCTTTGGTCTTCCCCGTACCCCATGGTTATGGACTGAACGTTACGATGGAAGAGATTGTCGAGGACATAAAAAACGAGTTGAAGAATTACGAATAAAATATATGAAGCAAACCATTATAAAGAAATTGAGTGTCTTCTCTAACGAAAATCCTACATTATTGGGCAGCATTGCAACCAACAAGCAAATTGAAAATGCCAAAAAGATACTTCGTGTAACAATGAACGAAGACTACAAAGAGTTTATTCTGAATTTCGGAGGTTCGTATGCTAGTATGGCAAAAAACACCCTTTTGCAAAGCCATAATGCTTGTAAATACTCATCTTCTCAGGAACTCTAAAGATCAGGAAAACACCTTTTGCACTACAAAACCCACTGTTTTATAACGCAAAAACCACCCTTTCACCCTGCAAAAACCACTGTTTTGCATTGCGAAACAGGCGTGTTCGCAATACGCAGACATACAGATGGTTATACAAACACATAGTGGGAGAAAAATGTTTACATGTTGATTGTCGTCCATTGGGTATATAACTTCCATGGGAACGGCAATAAAAAAGGTCTTCGAACGCAGGTTCCATGCATTCGAAGACCTTATTCCGCTATGCTGACAGCAATTTAATTCAATGGATAACAGGCTGTTTCGCCAGCATATTTGCCTGCATTGCCTACTTTCTTTTTATTTCTCTGCAGACTCGGGAGCCTTACCAATGAGGTCCATAAACTGGTCGAGCTTAGGCGTAATGATAATTTGTGTACGGCGGTTGCGCTGCTTTCCAAGTTCCGTATTGTTGGTTGCAATAGGATTGAACTCGCCACGTCCACCTGCAGTCAGGCGCTTTGGGTCTACACCGAAGTGAGATTGCAAGTACTGTGCAACCGATGATGCACGCAAACAAGAGAGGTCCCAGTTGTTACGAATGTTCTTCATCTGTGCACTTTGTGCGTTTACTGGAACGTTGTCGGTATTACCTTCAATCAGTACATCGTAGTCTCTGTAGTCGGTAATAATTTTTGCAATCTTGCTAAGGGTCTGTTCTGCACGGTCGTTTACTTCGTACGAACCACTCTTATAGAGCATATTGTCTGCCAAAGATATATATACAACACCCTTCAACACCTGAACATCAACCTCTTTAAGTTCCTCCTTGCTGAGGCTGCGTGTAAGGTTGTTGGTGAGAACGAGGTTGAGCGAGTCGCTCTTAGTCTTCACTTCTACAAGGTGTCGGATATATTGGTTACTCTCATTGATTTGGTCTACCAACTTCGAAATATTGATATTGTTTGAATTGGCATTGTTCAAACTCTGGTCAAGACTACTCTGCAAGGCTGCTGCACTTGCCTTTGCTTGTGCCAATTGGTCTTCCAAGCTCTTTATCCGGGCATTGTTTGCTGCAATCGTTTCCTTTGCGTTCTGATACTCACTCGATAGTCTTTGATTCTCCGATTGGCAGTTTTGCAAATCTTTCTTGCTGGCGCAACCTGTCATCAACAGTGCACCTGCACACAAGGTTAATACTAAAAGGTTCTTTTTCATATTGCTATAGTTTTTTAATTTATACTTATGACATTCGTTTTATCCGCATATAACGGACGCAGACTTATTGCACCTGCTTATTGTACAAAGGTATTCATTTAAAAGCAGATACCCACAAAAGTAAGAAAGCTTTATGTTATTTTAAGCGAGTTTAAGCATTTTCAAAGTAAAAATGCTTGTTTTCCCTATTCTATAGGCTCTATCTTAGGTTCTTTTACATCGGAAGGCGCCGCGCCATTGTCGTTCGTTTCCTCTTTAGTAGCGGGCGGTGGTGTAGACGAAACATCGATAGGTTCCGGCTCCGGTATGCCTTTTACACCATTGTTTGCATCTTCTGTTTCTACATAATCTACCTTTTTGTTCTCTTTTACTTCAACCTCCTTCGCTTCTTCTCTGGTCAATACAGGTATTTTCGACGTAGTATCGATACCTATCACCGTGCCCGACATGTCTACTTCGTACTTGCGTGGTGGCGCCATGTCGCGTGTTGCCATAAGTATCGACAGCAATAGCGAGCCTCCAAAAAGTATTCCCGCACAAACAGCAACGGGCTTGGTGTACGTAGGTTTCTTATTTTTCTGTGAGTTCATAAGCGCATTTCAGAATAAAAAACGTATGCGAAAGCAAAGTTACATCTACTGTACAAAAGTACTTAAAATATACAATATTGCCAAAGGAAAGTATAAAATGCTATTGTTTATTCTTATTTATCTGATGTTCGGAAACTGCATCGCTTGCTTTATTGAGTGCTTTTCCAACATTATCTCCAAACTTTTTACCAGCCTCGCTTACTTTTCTTAAGAACTTCTTTCCATTCTTTTCTGCCTTGCCGGCAATTCTTCCGATGGCAGCGGACTCTCGTTCCATAAACTGTTCCATGCCGTCGCCTATGGTGCTGAGACCTTGCTTTATTTTCTCTTCCGAAGTTTTCTTCCTGTACAATGTAGTATCAGCCGTATTGATATTGTTGTCGGCAGAATTGTAAGTGCGGTTTTTTGTATCCTTTCCTGTGTTTTGTTGGTTCTGCTTCTGTGTAGAAACCCGTTTCTTGGCAGGCACAGGATAGTTTAAAACGGCATTTGTCTGTGCACTAACACGTGTGCCAAATCCTATAAGAAGGAGCAGCAGCAGAGTATAGATAGTCTTTATCTTCATATCATTCTGTGAGTTTAATTTATAGAAATAACGTAGACAGCCCTATAATATTACTTTTTTACGAACAGCCTGACCACAAACCAAGCGTGTTTTGCAAGGGTCGGGAGTATGCCATAGTGCCTACACATAACTTGAAACCGTTCGTACAGCGAAGTCCGATGATGCTTTGTAGTCTGTCCTTCTTCTAAGTAATTGGCAATTACCGCATGTACATTTCTTAATAATAACCCTTCTTTTTCGCCTTCACGCATTATCTTTATGCACCAATCAATGTCGGCTGAATAACGGAAACGTGTATCGAAAGGAATCTTTTTGGCAATGTCCAATCGGGCATAAAAGGCTTGATGGCATACCAACATACCATCGCGGAACGAACGCCAAGACAGCTTTTCGGGCGGTTGCAGCCTGCGATGATATAAGAAGTTCCCTTTTTCGTCTACAATATCGGTATCTCCATATACGACGGCAGGACGCCTTTCGCCATCGCCAACCTCGGCTGCCAATGCTACTTTTTCTATTGTATCGGCAGCGGGAAAGCGGTCGCCAGCATTCAAAAACACCACATAATCGCCATTTGCACGTGCCAATCCTTTATTCATAGCATCATAAAGCCCTTTGTCCGGCTCGCTTTTTATACGAACAACATGCCCATTTTCCGCACTATCCGAAAGCTCTTTATAAGCGTCTGCAATTGCCAAAGTGTTATCGGTTGATGCTCCGTCCACGATAATATGTTCTATTGTGGGAAAGCTTTGTCGTAATACGCTATCGAGTGTAGGCTTTAATACATCGGCAGCATTATAGGTTATGGTTACTACAGAGAATGTTATCATATTTGTTTGTTGTTTGAATTGGCAAGCGCTTTCTTGTAAATATCGATGTATTGTGCTGCTACACGCGCTTGTGAATAGTTTTCCTTGACTTTTTTAATGGCGTCTGCAGAAAGTTTATCGTAGTCGGCAATGTTCAGCACCCAATAGATACCATTAGCCAAATCGGCAGAATCTTTCTGTTCAACGATATATCCATTGCGTTTATGATCTATCATTTCAGGTATTCCTCCCACTTCAAAGCCTACGCAAGGGATACCGCAAGCCATTGCTTCCATGATGGTATTGGGGAGATTATCTGATAAAGATGGAGTTACAAACACGTCAACAGCATTGTAGACATCTACTATTTGTTGTGTATCAGCCACGTATCCTAATGGAAACATCGGCAACTCGAAGTCGTTACACAATTCTTCGGCATGCCCACCGAGTACAATCACGGCTGTATTTGTTAATGTTTCAGGGTGTTGTCTCACCATTTTCTGGCATGCATCAACTAAATAACCCATACCTTTATTATGGTTTGTAACGCGTTGCGATGCGAAAAGTATCAGACGTTTATCGGCAGGCAAGCCTAATTTTTTACGTGCTTCGTTTTTATTAGTCCTGCAAAAGATATTGGAATCTATTGGGTTCGGAATACTTTCAATGATATTCTTGCCTATTAATGCACTCTTTTTTGCTTCATTTTGCAGCCATTTACTGCATGCTATATATATAATATGTGAATGTCCTTTTATTTGTTCCTTACGTCGCCACGTCCTTTTTGCAAGGTCACAACCGAAAGGAAAGGGCAGCAAACGGCATTTTTCGCAGTGCGTTTCAAACTTCCTGCAGTCCAATGTTATATGGCAAATGGCGGTGGCAGGCCATATATCGTGCATTGTCCACACAAGGGGCTTGCCTGCCTTCAGTACTTTTTCTATATTGTTGAGCGATATAAAACCTTGATTTATCCATGCTAAATGAATGACATCGGCATTCTTAAATTCTGGCAATTGCGTTATATCAGTTCCTGTATTGGCTATATCAATCGCAAAAAGATTTCGCTTTGAAAATCGCAAATGACAAAATATGCACCATCTTTCCCACAATTTGTTCCATCGTGTGCGCCAGTTGTTCTTTATAGCAAATACCGTTTTATCGTCACTCAACTTGTCCCGAACAAGCATAGATGCATCTATTCCACTTTTATTCAGTGCATCTTTTAAACGATTTGCAGCTACTGCAGCTCCGCCCGTCCGTTCACTTGTATTTACAATTAATACTCTCATTCTACTTTTTTCGTATTACAAAGATAAGAGTTTTCGGCGAAACAACGGAAAGAAGACTCAAAGAATGGCATAAAAGTTAGATTACAGCAGATTATATTGCCCGAATAAACAAGTTTATTACCACTTTGAAGAGCTGTATCAACACTGTTTTAGTCCACTCTAACTTGGCACCTACATCGTGTTAAACACATAATCCCAAAGTTGTTCAGGCATTATCATAACGTGGAAACACATTTTCCGAAACATAAAAAAAGAATAAAGAGACTTCAATCTTTTCGATAAAACAATGTGAATTATAAAGAAAAATGCTATATTTGCACCTCTCTAACGATTTTAAACAAGCAATGTCAATCGCATTATCAAGAGCTTTTGTACACTATGGACTTCATTTTCTCGCACCTTTATTGTTTGCACAATTCTTTAAACGCGAGCATAGAATGAAGGCATTTTGGATTATGTTGGCGACAATGCTTGTAGATATGGACCACTTATTGGCTACACCTATGTTTAATCCGTACCGTTGCAGCGTAGGTTTTCACCCCCTTCACTCTTATTTTATGGTAGGTATCTACGCACTTTTGTGTGTGTTGCCCTACGAAAGACTAAAATTACCGTGGTGGTTTCGCCCCATTGGAATAGGATTATTCTTTCACATGCTCACCGATTTACAAGATTTTTATTTATGGCAACAGTGGTTATAAACATGTTTAGAACTATGACACTGTGCTCCATTAAGTAACTTTCTAAAAGGATTTAATGCCCATTTGGTGCTTTCATCTCTTTTTCGTACTTTTGCAATAATAAAATGTAAGGACTATGATACTATCAATGACAGGCTACGGCAAAGCTGTCGTAACCTACAAGGAAAAGAAAATAAACGTTGAAATAAAGTCGCTAAACAGCAAGAACTTCGATCTTTCAACTCGTATTGCTCCTTTATATAGAGAAAAGGAAATGGAGATAAGGCAAACTCTTGCCAGTTTGTTGGAACGCGGCAAAGTAGATTTCTCGCTTTGGATAGAGAAAGATGCTGTATTAGACGCAACACCTATTAATGCGCAATTGGTAAAGAACTACTATCAACAAATAAAGAACATAGCAGCAGAAATAGGCATTCCGGAACCTGCAGAATGGTTTCCTACATTGCTGCACTTACCCGATGTTACAACAAAAACCGAGATTGAAATACTCGACGAAGAAGAATGGGAAGTTACAAAACAAGCTATCAATAATGCAGTAGAAAACCTTATAGACTTCCGTAAACAGGAAGGAACTGCACTTGAACGTAAGTTCCACGAAAAGATTAATAACATAGAAGCGCTTTTAAAAAGCATAGAACCTTATGAAGAAAGCCGAGTTCCAAAGATAAAAGAAAAAATTATAGAGGGATTGGAGCAGGTTGCAAAAGTAGATTACGACAGAAATCGCTTGGAACAAGAACTAATTTACTATATAGAAAAATTAGACATAAACGAAGAGAAGCAACGTTTAGCGAACCATCTGAACTATTTCCGTGAAACAATGGAAGAAAAAGGACACGGAGTTGGAAAGAAATTGGGTTTCATTGCACAGGAAATGGGACGCGAAATAAATACAACTGGCTCGAAAAGTAACCAAGCCGAAATGCAGAATATCGTGGTTAAGATGAAAGATGAGCTGGAACAAATAAAAGAACAAGTGCTGAATGCACTGTAAAGAAACTACAAATGCAAGGTAAACTAATAATTTTCTCAGCCCCATCTGGAGCTGGTAAAAGCACCATTGTGCAATGGTTAATGAAAGAACACCCCGAACTTAAATTAGCTTTCTCTATAAGTTGTACAACACGGCAGCCACGCGGTACAGAGAAAGATGGAGTAGAATATATCTTTCTCAGCCCCGAAGCTTTTAAAAAGAAGATAAACGATAATGAATTTTTGGAGTACGAAGAAGTTTATACCGACCGTTTTTATGGTACCTTGAAGAGTCAGGTAAATACGCAAATGGCTAAAGGACAAAACATAATCTTCGATGTTGATGTGAAAGGCGGCTGCAACATAAAACAGTTTTATGGTGAAAAAGCATTAAGCTTGTTTATTCAACCACCTTCTATCGACGAACTTCGCAGACGTTTGGAGGAAAGACAGACCGATTCGGCAGAGGCTATAGAATACAGAATGGCAAAAGCTGAACACGAATTGACATTTGCCGATAAATTCGACTATATTATTGTGAACGACGATTTGGAGAAAGCGAAGCATGAAACCTATAAAATTATAAAACAATTCATAGAGTCGTAAGGTGCAATGAAGGTTGGAATATACGGCGGTTCGTTTAATCCTATTCATAACGGACACATAAAACTGGCTGAAGTATTCTTAAAGGAACTTGGCTTAGACGAGGTTTGGTTTATGGTTTCGCCGCAAAATCCTTTTAAAATAAACAGCAAGTTATTAGACGATACACTGCGCTTGCAATTAGTGAAGAAAGCTTTGGAAGATAAAAAGAATATGATTGCTTGCAACTACGAGTTTAGTTTACCAAAGCCTTCGTATACTTGGGACACCTTACAACGACTTTCTTCTGATTTTCCTACCAATGAATTTATTCTTCTGATAGGTGGAGACAATTGGCAAGCGTTCGACAAATGGTATCACGCAAAGGATATTTTAGAAAACTATCGCATTGCCGTTTATCCGAGAAAGAGCAGTGAAACTGCAGGAAATTGCAATTTATTTTCGACTGAAAATGTAACCTTGCTGAACATTCCTCTTGTCAATATAAGCAGCACAGATATCCGGCAACACATAAAAAATGGAGAAACTATAAAAGGATTGGTTCCTGAATGTATTGAAAATGATATAAAAATGTTTTATAATAGAATATAAAAACTATCGGAAGATGCTGACAAGCTATACAAACAAGCACACTGTTGAACGGAAATTATAATAAGATGGCAGAACAAACTTTAAAAGAAAAAACGGCAAAAGGACTCTTCTGGGGAGCATTGAACAACGGTACAATGCAGATTTTGAATGTGCTTATTGGTATTTTGTTGGCTCGTTTGCTTTCCAATGCCGATTACGGTCTAATGGGAATGCTTGCTGTTTTTACTGCTGTTGCAGGAGCCTTACAAGAAAGTGGCTTTACTTCTGCTATCGCAAATATAGAAAATCCTACGGACAACGACTATAATTCGGTGTTTTGGTTCAGCACTATTGTAAGTTGGTGCTCGTATCTGGTGCTTTTCTTTTGCGCTCCGCTAATTGCTGACTTCTTCCACCATGCAGAACTCGTAAATCTTTCTCGTTTCCTATTTGTTTCTTTGCTTTTCTCTGCCATTGGTACTGCACCAACGGCATATCTGTTCAAGAACATTATGGTAAAGGAAACAACTATCTTGCGTGTATCGTCTTTGGTAGTTTCGGGCATTGTCGGCATCGTGTTGGCACTGCAGAATTATGGTTACTGGAGCTTGGCTTGGCAGCAGGTTCTATATATAACGCTTACAAGTTTAGGGCGTTTTTTTATAATCCCTTGGCGACCTTCCTTGAAAATAAGTTTTGCTCCAATACGCAGAATGTTCTCTTTCAGCTACAAAATCTTAATTACTACTGTTGTAAACATAGTGAGCCAAAACTTACTTACATTCATTTTCGGACGCCTTTACACGGCAAATGCTGTTGGAAACTTCTCGCAAGCATTCAAATGGGACACGATGGCAAGTACAATGGTATCGGGAACTACATCGCAAGTGGCACAACCTGTATTGGCAGAAGTGAAGTCGGAAACAGAACGACAAGCAGTCGTTTTCAGGAAGATGCTACGTTTCACCGCCTTCTTAGCCTTCCCAGCCATGTTTGGTTTGAGCATGGTTGCACACGAATTTATAATTGTCCTCATATCCAACAAGTGGGCAGATAGTATTCCGCTGCTTCGCATACTTTGCATCAGTGGCGCTTTTCTGCCTTTCTACACATTATATCAGAATTTGATGATAAGCCGTGGCAAATCTGATGTATATTTATGGGTAACAACTTCGCTTATTGCAGTTCAGTTATTGCTTGTTTTGTTGTGCCATAGCAAGGGAATGGTGTTCATGGTGAGCGCTTATACAGTAGCCACAGTACTCTGGCTGTTTGTTTGGCAATATTTTGCATATCGCGAAATCTCCCTTCGCTTATACGATGTTTTGTGTGACATTACACCTTATATGGTTATTTCTGCAGCAATTATAATCGCAGTTTATTTTGCTACAAGCGGTATTCAAAATCTTATAATTCTCTTATTGACACGAATAATCTTGGCAGTTGCAGCCTACTTCATTGTCATGAAACTATTAGGTTCTAAAATGCTCGACGAATGTATTGCCTATTTGTTTCATAAAAGGATAAAACCGTGAAAGAGGAACTGTCAGATACAAGCAGATTTTGTAGCACTTGGAAAGTTGGAAACAACCCTTTCGCTTACAAATCCCAAAGAATTGTTTTCGATTTTCAGAACGTTATTTCTTTCCATTCAAATATTCCCATTTACTAAATCGTAGGATACAAAACGCACCGAGAATAGTTTACATTGAATAAAACAAATATCTCAATTGAATAGAACAGATATCTCATTTTTAGAATGAAAGAAAGGGAAAAAGAGCGAAACTCTACTCATAGAGTTTCGCTCTTACATATCTTCTTAATTAATTAAAATTCGTAGCCCACTTTGACAGTAAGACCATCGTAAGTGCCCGATATTCTAAAATATTCATTGTAATCCCAGCTAAGACATTGGCTTGCATAACCAACACCAATTGTTACATTCGAGAATTTTATTCCAGTAGTTCCGCTAAAATAAAAACCACCATCTAATCCCTTTTCCAATGATGCTCCATAGCCTGGCTTTAGGTCTATGTAAGGCTTAATCTTGCCTTGTACAGGTACTGTTACGTGTACATCAGCAAATACAGGCATTATGAAGTTTTCACTTTCTGTATAATAATTGAAGCCTAAACCACCACCAAGTCTGAAGTATTTATTTATATTGCCACCGATGGCACCAACTAATTCCAGTCTACCTGAATTGCCACTGCCGAATGTATAGCCACCTTCAATGTTTCCACGAAGTTGCTGTGCTGATACTGTAATACCAAATAAGACCGCTCCTGCTATTAAAAATAACTTTCTCATATATTCTTACTATATCTTTACAATTAGCTATACCTTAATATTTGGCCTTGTACAAGTGTTGTATATATACCTAAGTGATTCAGTTTACACAATTGTTCCTTGCTTATACCGTGCTGGCGTGCTATCGATTCGAGTGTTTCGCCTTCCGTTACCTTGTGGTAGAGTATTTGGTTACTGTTTGTTTGCTGTGCACCCGAATTGCGGCGAGCAGAGTAATCGGTATTCGGCATGCTGCTTTCATTAAACGAGTATCGGGTGCGCCCCTTTCCCTGAATATTCTCACGCGAATAGCCTGGACTTGCGTCTTTGCCACGAAGCGCTGTAGCACGAGCCGACTCGTTGTCCAAAGTTTGCTTGCGGAAAACGTAGAAATCGCCAGTTACGTCTTGGTGGGGAAAATCAAACAGAAGAGCCGGGTTGATGGCTACACCTGCCAAACGTGTTTCGAAGTGCAAGTGCGAACCTGTAGAACGCCCTGTGTTGCCACCGAGTGCGATAGGTTCACCGGCTCTAACAGTTTGGTTTGCATAGACAATTTGTTTTGAAAGATGCCCATAATAGGTTTCCAAGCCATTGTTGTGGCGAATGACTATATACTTTCCATAGCCTCTTGCATCGTATCCTACAATGCGAACCTTACCAGAGAATGCTGCGCGGATAGTATCACCGATATATACCTTAATATCGAGTCCTTTATGAGCACGTCCCCAACGACGGCCGTAGTTACTTGTAACCACCCTGCTTGGAGTAGGCATGTGGAAGCCACGCAAGTCTATTTTGTAGACATCAGGCAAATATCCTTGTGCGTGTGTTTTAGAGTTGCTCCAGTCGTTGTATAAAGATGCCGATGGACTTTCTACTTCTTCTGCTTCTTGTAAGCGATTTATAACCATCGTGTCTAATGATTTGGCACGGCGGTCTACGGGCGATTGGCGTGCTATTAAGTCTTGTGCGCAAACTGGCGTAACAACAAAACCTAACAAAGCCGATAAACCTAATGTTTTTACTATTCTTTTTAAAGTCATTATATTTTCTTTTCTGATTCGGTTATATTTCAAATGGATTAACCGTTTGAGTTTCCAAAATGTTGTTCTTAAGTAGTTGAACAATACAAAAGACCAGCTAAATCGATTAAGAACGTTGCAAAGATAGGTATTTTCTAACAAAGACATTACTGTCTTAACAGTTTTTATTGTATTGCGAGATGGCTGTTCCGTCCACTTTATATATTTGTATATTTATCTTCAACTCCTTTACTTAGGGAGTCGTAGGACATTTGTTGGTATATATTTACGAGATTGCTGCCCAGTTTATATTAGTATTTCTTAACTCTTTAAGTCTGTCCCAAAGCAAATTATATTCACTTTTCGAGCAAGTAGGGTCGTTGTCTATTATCTTCTTGGCTTCGTCGCGAGCCAATTGGACCAGCTGTCCGTCGCGAGCTATATCTGCTATTTTCAGGTC
Proteins encoded in this region:
- a CDS encoding DUF2750 domain-containing protein, giving the protein MKVSKQEIEAVTALSPEERYGYFIKRICDWEQVWGLFEDDCIVLNEAKNGKLYVLLFPFEDFASHYATNTKGMQTTSYRSFDIHKFVETIMKKLQANNVSNALVFPVPHGYGLNVTMEEIVEDIKNELKNYE
- a CDS encoding flagellar motor protein MotB, which codes for MKKNLLVLTLCAGALLMTGCASKKDLQNCQSENQRLSSEYQNAKETIAANNARIKSLEDQLAQAKASAAALQSSLDQSLNNANSNNINISKLVDQINESNQYIRHLVEVKTKSDSLNLVLTNNLTRSLSKEELKEVDVQVLKGVVYISLADNMLYKSGSYEVNDRAEQTLSKIAKIITDYRDYDVLIEGNTDNVPVNAQSAQMKNIRNNWDLSCLRASSVAQYLQSHFGVDPKRLTAGGRGEFNPIATNNTELGKQRNRRTQIIITPKLDQFMDLIGKAPESAEK
- a CDS encoding glycosyltransferase family 2 protein, which produces MITFSVVTITYNAADVLKPTLDSVLRQSFPTIEHIIVDGASTDNTLAIADAYKELSDSAENGHVVRIKSEPDKGLYDAMNKGLARANGDYVVFLNAGDRFPAADTIEKVALAAEVGDGERRPAVVYGDTDIVDEKGNFLYHRRLQPPEKLSWRSFRDGMLVCHQAFYARLDIAKKIPFDTRFRYSADIDWCIKIMREGEKEGLLLRNVHAVIANYLEEGQTTKHHRTSLYERFQVMCRHYGILPTLAKHAWFVVRLFVKK
- a CDS encoding glycosyltransferase family 4 protein produces the protein MRVLIVNTSERTGGAAVAANRLKDALNKSGIDASMLVRDKLSDDKTVFAIKNNWRTRWNKLWERWCIFCHLRFSKRNLFAIDIANTGTDITQLPEFKNADVIHLAWINQGFISLNNIEKVLKAGKPLVWTMHDIWPATAICHITLDCRKFETHCEKCRLLPFPFGCDLAKRTWRRKEQIKGHSHIIYIACSKWLQNEAKKSALIGKNIIESIPNPIDSNIFCRTNKNEARKKLGLPADKRLILFASQRVTNHNKGMGYLVDACQKMVRQHPETLTNTAVIVLGGHAEELCNDFELPMFPLGYVADTQQIVDVYNAVDVFVTPSLSDNLPNTIMEAMACGIPCVGFEVGGIPEMIDHKRNGYIVEQKDSADLANGIYWVLNIADYDKLSADAIKKVKENYSQARVAAQYIDIYKKALANSNNKQI
- a CDS encoding DUF6122 family protein, coding for MLYLHLSNDFKQAMSIALSRAFVHYGLHFLAPLLFAQFFKREHRMKAFWIMLATMLVDMDHLLATPMFNPYRCSVGFHPLHSYFMVGIYALLCVLPYERLKLPWWFRPIGIGLFFHMLTDLQDFYLWQQWL
- a CDS encoding YicC/YloC family endoribonuclease, translated to MILSMTGYGKAVVTYKEKKINVEIKSLNSKNFDLSTRIAPLYREKEMEIRQTLASLLERGKVDFSLWIEKDAVLDATPINAQLVKNYYQQIKNIAAEIGIPEPAEWFPTLLHLPDVTTKTEIEILDEEEWEVTKQAINNAVENLIDFRKQEGTALERKFHEKINNIEALLKSIEPYEESRVPKIKEKIIEGLEQVAKVDYDRNRLEQELIYYIEKLDINEEKQRLANHLNYFRETMEEKGHGVGKKLGFIAQEMGREINTTGSKSNQAEMQNIVVKMKDELEQIKEQVLNAL
- the gmk gene encoding guanylate kinase, which gives rise to MQGKLIIFSAPSGAGKSTIVQWLMKEHPELKLAFSISCTTRQPRGTEKDGVEYIFLSPEAFKKKINDNEFLEYEEVYTDRFYGTLKSQVNTQMAKGQNIIFDVDVKGGCNIKQFYGEKALSLFIQPPSIDELRRRLEERQTDSAEAIEYRMAKAEHELTFADKFDYIIVNDDLEKAKHETYKIIKQFIES
- the nadD gene encoding nicotinate (nicotinamide) nucleotide adenylyltransferase, translating into MKVGIYGGSFNPIHNGHIKLAEVFLKELGLDEVWFMVSPQNPFKINSKLLDDTLRLQLVKKALEDKKNMIACNYEFSLPKPSYTWDTLQRLSSDFPTNEFILLIGGDNWQAFDKWYHAKDILENYRIAVYPRKSSETAGNCNLFSTENVTLLNIPLVNISSTDIRQHIKNGETIKGLVPECIENDIKMFYNRI
- a CDS encoding lipopolysaccharide biosynthesis protein; the encoded protein is MAEQTLKEKTAKGLFWGALNNGTMQILNVLIGILLARLLSNADYGLMGMLAVFTAVAGALQESGFTSAIANIENPTDNDYNSVFWFSTIVSWCSYLVLFFCAPLIADFFHHAELVNLSRFLFVSLLFSAIGTAPTAYLFKNIMVKETTILRVSSLVVSGIVGIVLALQNYGYWSLAWQQVLYITLTSLGRFFIIPWRPSLKISFAPIRRMFSFSYKILITTVVNIVSQNLLTFIFGRLYTANAVGNFSQAFKWDTMASTMVSGTTSQVAQPVLAEVKSETERQAVVFRKMLRFTAFLAFPAMFGLSMVAHEFIIVLISNKWADSIPLLRILCISGAFLPFYTLYQNLMISRGKSDVYLWVTTSLIAVQLLLVLLCHSKGMVFMVSAYTVATVLWLFVWQYFAYREISLRLYDVLCDITPYMVISAAIIIAVYFATSGIQNLIILLLTRIILAVAAYFIVMKLLGSKMLDECIAYLFHKRIKP